The segment GGCGGGCTCGACGGACACCCCACCTGGGGGAACATCCCACTGAAATTACCCTTAGGACAACAAATGCACGATTTACCCATCAGTCACACACCGTTTGTGATCACGCAACACGCCGCCGCCACAGTGGTGGACATGACTGATGTGACCTCCTCGCAGAGCGCCCGCCGCCCCCACCACTGGCGGCGGGACCTCGCCGAGCTCGCCGCCGTCTTCACCGCGGTGGCGGTCGTCGACATGGTCGCCAAGGTGATCGCACACGCCCCCGACGGTCCCTATTTACTGCTGACGGCGGCCCTGGCGTTTCTGGCCACGGCCGGGTTCCACATCTGGTGGGCCCGGCGCCACGGCCTCCGTCCCGAACCTCCCGAACCCGGCAGCGGCACCGGCACCGGCACCGGCGAAGTGCGGCGCTCCGGCCATGAACCCGTCCCGGGCGGAGCTCCCGGTCACGGAAGTGACGGTGTGCCGGCGGCGGAAGGCGCCGCGACGGCCCCCGGCGAGCCCGGAGGTTCCGATCGGCCGCCGGCTCCGGAAGAGACCGTCCTGCGGCGGCTCCGGACCACCGTCCGGGACGAACCGGGCAGCCTGGCCGCGCTCACCGCCGCCCTCGCCGATCTGCGAGCGGACGTCGTCTCCCTCCAGACCCATCCGCTCGCCCGGGGCACCGTGGACGAATTCCTGCTGCGCACCCCCGTATCGCTGCCGGTGGAGCGGTTGCGTGAGAGGGTCGCCGCGGCGGGCGGTACGGATGTGTGGACCGAGCGCGCCGACGCCCATGATCTGGTGGACACCCCCACCCGGGTGCTCGAGCTCGCCACCCGGACGGCACTGGACACGGCCGAGCTGCCGCTGGCGCTCCGCCAGTTGCTGGGGCGCTGCACGATCCGGTCCCGGCCCGCGGTCACCCCGACGGGCCGTCCGGACGGGGCTCCGCCCCCGGTGGAAGGGGTGCTGGCGGGTACGGTCATCAAGCTGCGCGACCCCCGGGGCGGCACGATCACCGTGGAGCGGCACCAGCTGCCCTTCACT is part of the Streptomyces qinzhouensis genome and harbors:
- a CDS encoding GNAT family N-acetyltransferase, which codes for MTDVTSSQSARRPHHWRRDLAELAAVFTAVAVVDMVAKVIAHAPDGPYLLLTAALAFLATAGFHIWWARRHGLRPEPPEPGSGTGTGTGEVRRSGHEPVPGGAPGHGSDGVPAAEGAATAPGEPGGSDRPPAPEETVLRRLRTTVRDEPGSLAALTAALADLRADVVSLQTHPLARGTVDEFLLRTPVSLPVERLRERVAAAGGTDVWTERADAHDLVDTPTRVLELATRTALDTAELPLALRQLLGRCTIRSRPAVTPTGRPDGAPPPVEGVLAGTVIKLRDPRGGTITVERHQLPFTPAEFARARALMELDARLGPRTPDGEDLLTLPEGEEIVVRRADQNDLAAAKEMQARCSDLTLRLRYHGPAGDAHRYLDHLLNPRHGRTLAVETSSGLLVGLGHLLWDGDETEVALLVEDEWQRRGIGAELLKRLVALARESGSRGVYAVTRSSNTGMVAAMRGLRLPLDYQIEEGTLVITARPDPAEADLRQLHDHARS